One segment of Labrus mixtus chromosome 10, fLabMix1.1, whole genome shotgun sequence DNA contains the following:
- the LOC132982343 gene encoding plastin-2-like isoform X1, with amino-acid sequence MILFIKAKLHPQPHPLFKPGGRAHEPEFRMSTNVSAEEMEEIREGFQKVDLDGNGYICASELGNLFNEVGCSMPGYQIRELIQKLDKNNDSHIDLEEFTTIFKELKNDSKAKEFRKALNKKEGIVAIGGTSEISSAGTQHSISEQERYAFANYISSSLEKDPDCQNILPIDPNTKALFTAVADGIVLCKLINLSVPDTIDERTINKKKLTAFTTQENLNLALNSASAIGCQVVNIGAQDLKEGKPHLVLGLLWQIIKIGLFADIELSRNEALAALLEEGETLEDLMKLSPEELLLRWANFHLKKVGMTLTNFSGDVKDSKAYFHLLEQIAPDGSKEDAPRVEIDMTGLYENDLSKRAECMLKQADRLGCRQFVTATDVVGGNAKLNMAFVATLFNKHPALTKPENQDWNLESETREERTFRNWMNSLGVNPFVHRIYGDLQDAMVILQLYERIKVPVNWEAVNRPPFKPVVGHLKKIENCNYAVKLGKEEAGFSLVGIAGQDLYDGNATLTLALVWQLMRRYTLNILEDLGDAAGDDLIISWVNKTLSESGKSSSIRSFKDKSIGTSMPVLDLIDAIQPKSVNFELVKTENLSDEDKLDNAKYAVSMARKIGAKVYALPEDLVEINQKMVMTIFACLMGRGMKRA; translated from the exons ATGATCCTCTTCATCAAAGCCAAGCTCCACCCTCAGCCTCACCCTTTGTTCAAACCAGGAGGTAGAGCACATGAGCCAG AATTCAGAATGTCAACAAACGTCAGCGccgaggagatggaggagatcAGGGAGGGATTCCAGAAAGTGG ATTTGGACGGTAATGGGTACATCTGCGCCTCTGAACTCGGAAATCTGTTCAACGAGGTGGGCTGTTCTATGCCTGGATACCAGATCCGAGAACTCATCCAGAAGCTGGACAAAAACAACGACAGCCACATCGACCTTGAAGAGTTCACGACT ATCTTCAAGGAGTTGAAGAACGACTCCAAGGCCAAGGAATTCAGAAAAGCTCTCAACAAGAAAGAAGGCATTGTCGCCATCGGGGGCACAAGTGAGATCTCCAGTGCAGGAACCCAACATTCGATATCTG AGCAGGAGCGCTATGCCTTCGCAAACTACATCAGCTCTTCTCTGGAGAAGGATCCAGACTGTCAAAACATCCTGCCTATCGACCCCAACACTAAAGCTCTGTTCACAGCAGTGGCCGACGGCATCGTACTTTG CAAACTCATCAACCTCTCAGTTCCTGACACCATCGACGAGAGAACCATCAATAAGAAGAAACTCACGGCTTTCACCACTCAG GAGAATCTGAACTTGGCCCTGAATTCAGCTTCGGCCATCGGCTGCCAAGTTGTTAATATTGGAGCTCAAGATCTGAAGGAGGGAAAACCTCACCTGGTGCTTGGCCTCCTCTGGCAGATCATTAAGATCGGACTGTTTGCCGATATCGAGCTGAGCCGTAATGAAG CTTTAGCAGCGTTGTTGGAGGAAGGGGAGACTCTGGAGGACTTGATGAAGCTCAGTcctgaggagctgctgctgcgtTGGGCAAATTTCCATCTGAAGAAAGTGGGCATGACCTTAACAAACTTTTCTGGAGATGTTAAG gACTCCAAGGCGTACTTCCACCTGCTCGAGCAGATTGCACCGGATGGAAGCAAAGAGGACGCTCCACGGGTTGAGATCGACATGACTGGTCTTTAC GAGAACGATCTCTCAAAGAGAGCAGAGTGCATGCTCAAGCAGGCTGACCGCCTCGGCTGCCGCCAGTTCGTAACTGCTACTGATGTAGTGGGTGGAAACGCGAAGCTGAACATGGCCTTTGTAGCCACACTCTTCAACAAACACCCAGCTCTCACCAAACCAGAGAACCAAGACTGGAATCTGGAGA GTGAGACCCGGGAGGAGAGAACCTTCAGGAACTGGATGAACTCTCTTGGAGTCAATCCATTTGTTCACCGTATCTACGG tgATCTGCAGGATGCCATGGTTATTCTCCAGCTGTATGAAAGGATCAAGGTGCCAGTGAACTGGGAGGCAGTCAACCGACCTCCATTCAAACCTGTAGTGGGGCATTTAAAAAAG ATAGAGAACTGTAACTATGCCGTGAAGCTGGGTAAGGAAGAGGCTGGTTTCTCGCTGGTGGGAATAGCTGGACAGGATCTCTATGATGGAAATGCAACTCTAACTTTGGCGCTGGTGTGGCAGCTGATGAGGAG GTACACTCTAAATATTCTTGAAGACCTTGGAGATGCTGCAGGAGATGATCTGATCATTTCCTGGGTCAACAAAACTTTGTCTGAGAGCGGCAAGAGTTCCTCAATCAGAAGCTTTAAG GACAAATCCATCGGTACCAGCATGCCAGTGCTCGACTTGATCGATGCCATTCAGCCAAAGAGTGTGAACTTCGAGCTggttaaaacagaaaatctgtCGGACGAAGACAAACTGGACAATGCCAA GTACGCTGTTTCCATGGCGAGGAAGATTGGGGCAAAAGTCTACGCTCTCCCTGAAGACTTGGTGGAGATCAACCAGAAAATGGTGATGACCATCTTCGCCTGCTTGATGGGGAGAGGCATGAAGCGAGCGTAA
- the cnga2a gene encoding cyclic nucleotide gated channel subunit alpha 2a translates to MTGPVQDSHRLSVKTWTEEESDRADSTPSRAQSMCDDTSSELQRMAANDRRDINSQNGRGALSRIVNMVMTLREWAQKSLAEENERPDSFLERFRGPANADQQAPPSRFSHTGSDVDHEIRRSRYKRKKFNVVVLSPSDDAYYHWLMVIGSAVFYNWTLLVVRACFDELQMENVLVWLVLDYLCDGVYILDIAVRLHTGFLDQGLMVKDVRRLRETYVRTFQCKFDICSILPTDLLYLTVGISYTPLLRFNRLLRLPRLFELFERTETRTGYPNAFRICKLVLYILVIIHWNACVYYSFSKALGLGSDSWVYPNASDPEFGSLTRSYIYCLYWSTLTLTTIGETPPPVRDEEYLFLIFDFLVGVLIFASIVGNVGSMISNMNATRVTFQSRVDTLKHYMHFRHVSKGLEQRVIRWFDYLWTNQKTIDEQEVLRSLPNKLRAEIAINVHLDTLKKVRIFQDCEAGLLVELVLKLRPQVFSPGDYICRKGDVGKEMYIIKDGQLAVVGEDGVTQFAVLTSGSCFGEISILNISGSKMGNRRTANIRSLGYSDLFCLSKQDLMEALQEFPHARAQLEQRGRDILQKEGLLEEINVSAGEELEEKVERLETSLDRLQTCLARLQSEFNSSQLRLKQRLTTLEHSTTTAVTGSGFLSDADGNESVSGGDGVRSEINIRL, encoded by the exons atgACAGGTCCAGTGCAGGATTCCCACAGACTCTCTGTGAAAAcatggacagaggaggagagcgacCGAGCTGACAGCACACCaagcag aGCACAGTCCATGTGTGATGACACTTCATCAGAGCTCCAGAGGATGGCGGCCAATGACAGAAGGGATATTAACTCCCAGAATGGACGTGGTGCTCTCTCCAG GATCGTCAACATGGTGATGACTCTCAGAGAATGGGCACAGAAGAGTTTGGCAGAGGAGAACGAGCGGCCGGATTCCTTCTTGGAGCGTTTCAGAGGCCCCGCCAACGCGGACCAACAAGCCCCGCCCAGCAGGTTCAGCCACACTGGCTCTGATGTAGATCATGAAATCAGGCGCTCCAGATACAA GAGGAAGAAGTTTAATGTCGTGGTCTTGTCCCCTTCTGATGATGCATACTACCACTGGTTGATGGTGATCGGTTCTGCAGTCTTCTATAACTGGACCCTTCTAGTTGTCAG AGCCTGTTTTGATGAACTCCAGATGGAGAACGTGTTGGTGTGGTTGGTTCTGGATTACCTCTGTGATGGAGTCTATATTCTCGATATAGCCGTCCGTCTTCACACAG GTTTCTTGGATCAAGGGTTGATGGTGAAAGATGTGCGGCGCCTGAGAGAAACCTATGTTCGAACCTTTCAGTGTAAGTTTGACATTTGCTCCATCCTTCCAACTGACCTCCTGTACCTGACTGTGGGAATCAGCTACACTCCTCTGCTTCGATTCAACCGGCTCCTGCGCCTGCCCCGCCTGTTTGAGTTGTTTGAACGTACTGAGACGCGGACGGGCTACCCCAACGCTTTCCGCATCTGTAAACTGGTTCTGTACATCCTCGTCATCATCCACTGGAATGCCTGCGTATATTACAGCTTCTCCAAGGCGCTGGGACTGGGCTCAGACTCTTGGGTTTATCCCAATGCATCAGATCCTGAGTTTGGCTCCCTGACCAGAAGTTACATATACTGTCTGTATTGGTCCACCCTCACGCTGACCACCATTGGAGAGACACCCCCCCCTGTTAGAGATGAGGAATATTTGTTCCTGATATTTGACTTCCTG GTGGGTGTTCTGATTTTTGCCTCCATTGTTGGAAATGTTGGATCCATGATTTCCAATATGAACGCCACTAGAGTAACCTTTCAGAGCCGTGTAGACACCCTGAAACACTACATGCACTTCAGACATGTGAGCAAGGGTCTGGAGCAGCGCGTCATCCGCTGGTTCGACTACCTCTGGACCAATCAGAAGACAATAGATGAACAGGAAGTGCTGAGGAGTCTGCCAAATAAACTGAGAGCCGAGATTGCTATAAATGTTCACCTGGACACACTGAAGAAG GTACGTATTTTCCAGGACTGTGAGGCAGGCCTCCTTGTAGAACTGGTGTTAAAACTTCGACCACAAGTCTTCAGTCCTGGAGACTACATCTGTCGAAAG ggagATGTGGGGAAGGAGATGTACATAATCAAAGATGGCCAGCTGGCAGTGGTGGGGGAGGATGGAGTCACCCAGTTTGCAGTTCTGACTTCAGGCAGCTGCTTTGGAGAAATCAGCATCCTGAACATCAGTGGCAGCAAGATGGGGAACCGACGTACGGCCAATATCCGCAGCCTGGGATATTCAGACCTCTTCTGCCTTTCCAAACAAGACCTGATGGAAGCACTTCAGGAGTTCCCCCACGCCAGGGCCCAGCTGGAACAAAGGGGGCGCGACATCCTGCAGAAGGAGGGGCTTCTGGAGGAAATAAACGTGTCTGCAGGGGAGGAGCTGGAAGAGAAGGTGGAGAGGCTGGAAACCAGTCTGGACCGGTTACAG acATGTTTGGCCCGTCTGCAGAGTGAGTTTAATTCTTCCCAGCTTCGTCTGAAACAGCGACTCACAACCCTGGAACACAGCACCACCACAGCAGTGACAGGAAGTGGCTTCCTGTCAGACGCCGATGGCAACGAGAGTGTTTCTGGTGGTGACGGTGTTCGCAGTGAAATCAACATCCGGCTCTGA
- the LOC132982343 gene encoding plastin-3-like isoform X2: MSTNVSAEEMEEIREGFQKVDLDGNGYICASELGNLFNEVGCSMPGYQIRELIQKLDKNNDSHIDLEEFTTIFKELKNDSKAKEFRKALNKKEGIVAIGGTSEISSAGTQHSISEQERYAFANYISSSLEKDPDCQNILPIDPNTKALFTAVADGIVLCKLINLSVPDTIDERTINKKKLTAFTTQENLNLALNSASAIGCQVVNIGAQDLKEGKPHLVLGLLWQIIKIGLFADIELSRNEALAALLEEGETLEDLMKLSPEELLLRWANFHLKKVGMTLTNFSGDVKDSKAYFHLLEQIAPDGSKEDAPRVEIDMTGLYENDLSKRAECMLKQADRLGCRQFVTATDVVGGNAKLNMAFVATLFNKHPALTKPENQDWNLESETREERTFRNWMNSLGVNPFVHRIYGDLQDAMVILQLYERIKVPVNWEAVNRPPFKPVVGHLKKIENCNYAVKLGKEEAGFSLVGIAGQDLYDGNATLTLALVWQLMRRYTLNILEDLGDAAGDDLIISWVNKTLSESGKSSSIRSFKDKSIGTSMPVLDLIDAIQPKSVNFELVKTENLSDEDKLDNAKYAVSMARKIGAKVYALPEDLVEINQKMVMTIFACLMGRGMKRA; the protein is encoded by the exons ATGTCAACAAACGTCAGCGccgaggagatggaggagatcAGGGAGGGATTCCAGAAAGTGG ATTTGGACGGTAATGGGTACATCTGCGCCTCTGAACTCGGAAATCTGTTCAACGAGGTGGGCTGTTCTATGCCTGGATACCAGATCCGAGAACTCATCCAGAAGCTGGACAAAAACAACGACAGCCACATCGACCTTGAAGAGTTCACGACT ATCTTCAAGGAGTTGAAGAACGACTCCAAGGCCAAGGAATTCAGAAAAGCTCTCAACAAGAAAGAAGGCATTGTCGCCATCGGGGGCACAAGTGAGATCTCCAGTGCAGGAACCCAACATTCGATATCTG AGCAGGAGCGCTATGCCTTCGCAAACTACATCAGCTCTTCTCTGGAGAAGGATCCAGACTGTCAAAACATCCTGCCTATCGACCCCAACACTAAAGCTCTGTTCACAGCAGTGGCCGACGGCATCGTACTTTG CAAACTCATCAACCTCTCAGTTCCTGACACCATCGACGAGAGAACCATCAATAAGAAGAAACTCACGGCTTTCACCACTCAG GAGAATCTGAACTTGGCCCTGAATTCAGCTTCGGCCATCGGCTGCCAAGTTGTTAATATTGGAGCTCAAGATCTGAAGGAGGGAAAACCTCACCTGGTGCTTGGCCTCCTCTGGCAGATCATTAAGATCGGACTGTTTGCCGATATCGAGCTGAGCCGTAATGAAG CTTTAGCAGCGTTGTTGGAGGAAGGGGAGACTCTGGAGGACTTGATGAAGCTCAGTcctgaggagctgctgctgcgtTGGGCAAATTTCCATCTGAAGAAAGTGGGCATGACCTTAACAAACTTTTCTGGAGATGTTAAG gACTCCAAGGCGTACTTCCACCTGCTCGAGCAGATTGCACCGGATGGAAGCAAAGAGGACGCTCCACGGGTTGAGATCGACATGACTGGTCTTTAC GAGAACGATCTCTCAAAGAGAGCAGAGTGCATGCTCAAGCAGGCTGACCGCCTCGGCTGCCGCCAGTTCGTAACTGCTACTGATGTAGTGGGTGGAAACGCGAAGCTGAACATGGCCTTTGTAGCCACACTCTTCAACAAACACCCAGCTCTCACCAAACCAGAGAACCAAGACTGGAATCTGGAGA GTGAGACCCGGGAGGAGAGAACCTTCAGGAACTGGATGAACTCTCTTGGAGTCAATCCATTTGTTCACCGTATCTACGG tgATCTGCAGGATGCCATGGTTATTCTCCAGCTGTATGAAAGGATCAAGGTGCCAGTGAACTGGGAGGCAGTCAACCGACCTCCATTCAAACCTGTAGTGGGGCATTTAAAAAAG ATAGAGAACTGTAACTATGCCGTGAAGCTGGGTAAGGAAGAGGCTGGTTTCTCGCTGGTGGGAATAGCTGGACAGGATCTCTATGATGGAAATGCAACTCTAACTTTGGCGCTGGTGTGGCAGCTGATGAGGAG GTACACTCTAAATATTCTTGAAGACCTTGGAGATGCTGCAGGAGATGATCTGATCATTTCCTGGGTCAACAAAACTTTGTCTGAGAGCGGCAAGAGTTCCTCAATCAGAAGCTTTAAG GACAAATCCATCGGTACCAGCATGCCAGTGCTCGACTTGATCGATGCCATTCAGCCAAAGAGTGTGAACTTCGAGCTggttaaaacagaaaatctgtCGGACGAAGACAAACTGGACAATGCCAA GTACGCTGTTTCCATGGCGAGGAAGATTGGGGCAAAAGTCTACGCTCTCCCTGAAGACTTGGTGGAGATCAACCAGAAAATGGTGATGACCATCTTCGCCTGCTTGATGGGGAGAGGCATGAAGCGAGCGTAA